A single genomic interval of Brevibacillus brevis harbors:
- the dnaA gene encoding chromosomal replication initiator protein DnaA → MVQREGFWLDAAISELWRKVLAKIEKSLSKPSFDTWLKATKATTLEEDALIVVAPNDFARDWLETRYAQLITDTLYEVTGINMKVKFVAMQNPDAAFADEQPAPRVKMSEPPTVADDQPPSILNPKYTFDTFVIGSGNRFAHAASLAVAEAPAKAYNPLFIYGGVGLGKTHLMHAIGHYVIQHNPSAKVVYLSSEKFTNEFINSIRDNKAVEFRNKYRSVDVLLIDDIQFLAGKESTQEEFFHTFNALHEESKQIIISSDRPPKEIPTLEDRLRSRFEWGLITDIQPPDLETRIAILRKKAKAENLDIPNEVMAYIANQIDSNIRELEGALIRVVAYSSLINRDIDTQLAAEALKDIIPSSRPRVITIMDIQRTVGEAFSLKLEDFKAKKRTKTVAFPRQIAMYLSRELTDASLPKIGDEFGGRDHTTVIHAHEKISRALANDPHMQTTIQSLIEKLKANH, encoded by the coding sequence ATGGTCCAGAGGGAGGGATTCTGGTTGGATGCAGCGATTAGCGAACTATGGCGCAAAGTACTCGCCAAGATAGAAAAATCGCTAAGCAAACCCAGTTTTGATACCTGGCTGAAGGCGACAAAGGCAACTACATTAGAAGAGGATGCACTGATCGTCGTCGCACCAAACGACTTTGCTCGTGATTGGCTAGAAACCAGGTACGCACAACTGATTACCGATACACTATATGAAGTGACGGGTATCAATATGAAAGTAAAGTTCGTCGCGATGCAAAATCCTGATGCGGCTTTTGCGGACGAACAACCTGCCCCACGGGTGAAAATGAGCGAACCGCCAACAGTCGCGGACGACCAGCCACCCAGTATCTTAAATCCCAAATACACCTTTGACACCTTTGTCATCGGCTCAGGGAATCGATTCGCTCACGCCGCATCGCTTGCGGTTGCTGAAGCTCCTGCAAAAGCTTACAATCCCCTCTTCATTTACGGAGGAGTCGGACTTGGCAAAACCCACTTAATGCATGCAATTGGCCATTATGTCATTCAACACAACCCATCGGCGAAAGTGGTCTATTTGTCGTCTGAGAAATTCACCAATGAATTCATCAACTCTATTCGTGACAACAAAGCCGTCGAATTCCGCAATAAATACCGGAGTGTTGACGTTCTTTTAATTGATGACATTCAGTTTTTGGCAGGCAAGGAATCGACACAAGAAGAGTTTTTCCATACGTTCAATGCCTTGCATGAGGAAAGCAAACAAATCATCATCTCCTCCGATCGACCTCCTAAGGAGATCCCGACACTGGAGGATCGCCTCCGCTCACGCTTCGAATGGGGACTGATTACTGATATTCAGCCGCCAGACCTCGAAACGCGGATTGCGATTTTGCGCAAAAAGGCGAAAGCAGAAAATCTCGATATCCCTAATGAGGTAATGGCGTACATCGCCAACCAGATCGACAGCAACATCCGCGAGCTGGAAGGCGCACTGATTCGTGTCGTTGCTTACTCCTCCTTGATTAATCGCGATATCGACACGCAGTTGGCAGCGGAAGCACTGAAAGACATCATTCCTTCCTCCCGCCCACGCGTGATTACTATTATGGACATCCAACGAACGGTCGGAGAAGCGTTCAGCCTGAAACTAGAGGATTTCAAGGCGAAAAAACGGACAAAAACCGTCGCTTTCCCACGTCAGATTGCGATGTATCTATCCAGAGAGCTGACGGATGCCTCCTTGCCGAAGATCGGTGATGAATTTGGCGGCCGTGACCATACGACAGTCATCCATGCCCATGAGAAAATCTCTCGTGCGCTGGCAAATGACCCTCATATGCAAACAACCATTCAGTCGCTCATTGAAAAGTTAAAAGCAAACCATTAA
- the yaaA gene encoding S4 domain-containing protein YaaA — MREVSISTDYIALGQFLKLAEIIDTGGMAKAFLAEVPIQINGELDNRRGRKLYPGDEVAIEGYGRYQVVRP, encoded by the coding sequence ATGCGTGAGGTTTCCATTAGCACAGACTATATTGCTCTCGGCCAATTTTTGAAGCTGGCTGAAATTATTGACACGGGGGGAATGGCCAAAGCTTTTTTGGCTGAGGTTCCGATCCAGATCAATGGAGAGCTGGACAACAGACGTGGACGCAAGCTATATCCTGGCGATGAAGTGGCGATTGAAGGCTATGGTCGCTATCAAGTGGTACGCCCCTGA
- a CDS encoding sensor histidine kinase produces MSIQFRITLMFALLLCLVMGVSAVLINSFLLDNLIEQQKNELNLKGRFWIEKMDESKVKIETEGVAELEKLLVSNRKIEVLLLGKKKKVLYTSLPSSNLNEWMDALERKAEKRQNRNIWMVGSDDYVVVNLAFKNDEKQRLILASPVRGLKDIRMEMTNNILFIVLIGAISTILLSFFITRSMVKPLHKLTREIKKVQSRRFSEVQLIPARGEIAEVSNSVYSMAQELDRFHEIQRQFLQNASHELKTPLMSIQGYAEGIRDGVFVDAAAEKGFNVIVEETNRLKHIVTEIILLAKLEGEENLFDPSWHSANDLVNRAIERLHPLQLQNNVTISVRSTKTNDVVYVDEGKFLQALLNIIGNALRHAKDQITIEINPGKRQLQIEVQDDGEGIPEELLPHLFHRFVKGKNGDVGLGLAISRAIIERSHGRLQAENGPLYGAVFRIILPFYPQPEN; encoded by the coding sequence ATGAGTATCCAATTTCGCATTACGTTGATGTTCGCTCTTCTTCTCTGTCTTGTCATGGGGGTATCAGCTGTTCTGATCAATTCGTTTTTGCTGGATAATTTAATCGAACAGCAAAAGAATGAATTAAACCTAAAAGGGCGATTCTGGATTGAAAAAATGGACGAATCGAAAGTAAAGATCGAAACTGAGGGAGTCGCAGAACTCGAAAAGCTTCTCGTTTCCAATCGCAAGATAGAAGTTTTGCTCTTAGGCAAAAAGAAAAAAGTACTCTATACGTCCCTGCCTTCTTCCAATTTGAATGAATGGATGGACGCCCTTGAGCGGAAAGCGGAGAAAAGGCAAAATCGAAACATATGGATGGTCGGTAGCGATGATTACGTGGTCGTTAACTTGGCTTTTAAAAACGACGAAAAGCAACGACTGATTCTTGCCTCTCCTGTCCGTGGACTAAAAGACATTCGTATGGAGATGACGAATAACATATTGTTCATCGTTTTGATTGGAGCCATATCCACGATTTTGCTAAGCTTTTTTATTACGCGTAGTATGGTGAAGCCACTGCATAAATTGACGAGAGAAATTAAAAAGGTTCAATCGCGGCGATTTTCCGAAGTCCAGCTCATTCCTGCTCGCGGTGAGATTGCTGAAGTCTCGAATAGTGTTTACTCTATGGCACAAGAACTCGATCGTTTTCATGAAATCCAGCGGCAATTTTTACAGAATGCTTCCCACGAGCTAAAAACCCCTCTCATGTCCATTCAGGGATATGCTGAGGGAATTCGCGATGGTGTTTTTGTTGATGCTGCTGCTGAAAAAGGTTTTAATGTCATCGTAGAGGAAACCAATCGATTGAAGCATATTGTGACTGAAATTATATTGTTGGCCAAGCTTGAAGGCGAAGAGAATTTGTTTGATCCCTCATGGCATTCCGCTAATGACCTGGTGAATCGGGCCATTGAACGCTTACACCCTTTGCAGCTCCAAAACAATGTAACGATTTCAGTACGTTCGACTAAAACCAATGACGTAGTGTACGTCGATGAAGGAAAGTTTCTTCAAGCCTTGTTGAATATCATTGGAAATGCTTTACGTCATGCCAAGGATCAGATCACGATCGAAATCAATCCAGGCAAGCGCCAGCTCCAAATAGAAGTGCAAGATGATGGTGAGGGCATCCCGGAAGAGCTTCTCCCTCATTTATTTCATCGTTTTGTGAAAGGAAAAAATGGTGATGTCGGACTGGGGCTAGCTATTTCTCGAGCAATTATCGAACGTTCGCACGGCCGTCTCCAAGCAGAAAATGGTCCACTCTACGGCGCTGTTTTCCGCATTATCCTTCCCTTTTATCCGCAGCCTGAAAACTAA
- the remB gene encoding extracellular matrix regulator RemB: MFIHIGGDTVVSTKEVISILDHQTVKSSKINKAFLLEKSKTVVDHSEEETKSYVITQNAIYCSPISSLTLKRRAQFVDSLDQFPFVQAEVEELTE, encoded by the coding sequence ATGTTTATTCACATTGGTGGAGATACTGTGGTGAGCACGAAGGAAGTCATTTCCATTCTCGATCATCAGACTGTGAAATCCTCAAAAATCAATAAAGCGTTCTTGCTTGAAAAAAGTAAGACAGTTGTTGATCATAGTGAGGAAGAAACGAAGTCTTATGTAATCACCCAGAACGCCATTTACTGTTCACCTATTTCTTCTCTGACGCTGAAGCGACGCGCTCAGTTCGTGGACAGCTTGGATCAGTTTCCCTTTGTACAAGCTGAAGTGGAGGAGTTGACAGAGTAG
- a CDS encoding response regulator transcription factor translates to MKTFHIAIVDDDINIRQIVEAYLQKEGYVTTAVESAEEAITLEQENPPDLWVLDIMLPGMNGYEFCRRIRAGSETPIIMVSARDEEVDKILGLELGSDDYLTKPFSPRELVARVNRALQRWKQMKSHAEESPFTAKDSNPEEAANSALVLDKKKRLVYSFGEEVEVTSKEFQVLSLLSEHPNRAFSRDELLSLIWGYDYFGSDRVVDDLIRRIRKKLDKIPLETVWGFGYRLRTLEGTKGE, encoded by the coding sequence ATGAAGACCTTTCACATTGCTATCGTAGACGATGACATCAATATTCGTCAGATCGTCGAAGCCTATCTGCAAAAGGAAGGCTATGTTACAACTGCAGTTGAATCAGCCGAAGAGGCTATTACTTTAGAGCAAGAGAATCCCCCCGATCTATGGGTATTGGACATCATGTTGCCCGGTATGAATGGCTATGAGTTTTGCCGACGTATTCGTGCTGGATCAGAGACGCCTATCATCATGGTTTCTGCTCGGGACGAAGAAGTAGACAAAATTCTAGGATTAGAGCTAGGAAGTGATGATTATCTCACCAAACCTTTTAGCCCTCGTGAATTAGTGGCACGTGTGAATCGGGCACTCCAACGTTGGAAACAGATGAAATCCCATGCGGAAGAATCCCCTTTCACTGCGAAAGACAGTAACCCGGAAGAGGCCGCTAACAGCGCTCTTGTATTAGATAAGAAAAAACGTCTGGTCTATTCTTTTGGGGAGGAAGTAGAGGTGACCTCAAAAGAGTTTCAGGTGCTTAGCCTTTTATCGGAGCATCCGAATCGGGCTTTTTCCCGAGATGAGCTGCTTTCTCTTATATGGGGATATGATTATTTTGGAAGTGATCGAGTGGTTGATGATCTCATTCGTCGTATCCGAAAAAAGCTGGACAAGATCCCTCTCGAAACCGTCTGGGGGTTTGGGTATCGCCTGCGAACTTTGGAAGGAACCAAGGGTGAATGA
- a CDS encoding MFS transporter, with product MKQTSSSRLHYAWIIAGVTFFILLIGAGIRSAPGVFMVPVEQEFGWSRSSISIALSINLLLYGLVGPFAAAVMDRFGIRRITIIALILLALGSSLTTWMQASWQLTVLWGVVVGLGSGCTASVLGAMVANRWFVKQRGLVMGILTASGATGQLVFLPLLASLAESDGWRTASWVIATAALILVPIVAVFMRDQPSDKGLQAFGATEADQEIVDIKQNPFRAAVDGLVRGSRSFDFWLLAGSFFICGLSTNGLIGTHFIAACMEYGIPAVTAASLLALIGIFDIIGTTLSGWLSDRFNNRWLLFWYYGLRGFSLMLLPAALSSSTFTLGLFIVFYGLDWVATVPPTLKLTTDIFGKQQSGIVFGWILAAHQLGAAVAAYGGGVIYTVSNSYFLMFIIAGIFCLIASVMVMRIGRNALTAKISGNM from the coding sequence ATGAAACAAACTTCTTCGAGTCGGCTCCACTATGCCTGGATCATTGCCGGTGTCACCTTTTTTATCCTTTTGATCGGTGCTGGAATTCGCTCTGCTCCTGGCGTATTTATGGTTCCTGTTGAACAAGAATTTGGCTGGAGTCGTTCTTCTATCTCAATAGCGCTGTCCATTAATCTATTGCTATACGGATTGGTAGGCCCGTTTGCAGCAGCAGTCATGGATCGATTCGGAATAAGGCGTATCACGATCATTGCTCTCATCCTGTTAGCATTGGGTTCCTCCCTCACTACTTGGATGCAGGCCTCTTGGCAACTGACTGTACTTTGGGGAGTCGTTGTTGGACTGGGTTCAGGATGCACGGCTTCCGTATTGGGAGCGATGGTTGCAAATCGCTGGTTTGTGAAGCAACGCGGATTGGTTATGGGGATATTAACGGCAAGCGGTGCAACAGGACAGCTGGTATTCCTCCCTCTTCTCGCAAGCTTGGCTGAATCAGATGGCTGGCGTACGGCATCGTGGGTGATTGCAACAGCAGCGCTAATCTTGGTTCCGATTGTTGCAGTCTTCATGCGTGATCAACCAAGTGATAAGGGACTTCAGGCATTTGGCGCGACAGAAGCTGATCAGGAAATAGTAGATATCAAGCAAAACCCTTTTCGTGCAGCTGTTGATGGTTTAGTAAGAGGATCTCGTTCCTTTGATTTCTGGTTGTTGGCTGGCAGCTTTTTTATTTGCGGTCTCTCTACAAATGGTTTAATCGGTACTCATTTTATAGCTGCTTGTATGGAGTACGGCATTCCAGCGGTAACGGCTGCAAGTTTACTCGCTCTTATAGGGATCTTTGATATTATCGGTACAACGTTGTCGGGATGGCTATCGGATCGCTTTAACAATCGTTGGCTCTTGTTTTGGTATTACGGTTTACGGGGATTTTCGTTAATGCTGCTTCCAGCAGCGCTTTCCTCTTCTACGTTTACCCTGGGCTTGTTCATCGTTTTCTATGGCTTAGATTGGGTAGCCACTGTTCCTCCGACACTTAAGTTGACAACCGATATTTTTGGAAAACAGCAATCAGGAATTGTGTTTGGGTGGATATTGGCTGCACATCAATTAGGTGCTGCTGTGGCCGCTTACGGTGGAGGAGTCATTTATACCGTGTCAAATAGTTACTTTCTCATGTTTATCATTGCGGGAATATTTTGCTTGATCGCGTCTGTCATGGTTATGCGTATTGGCAGGAACGCGCTCACGGCGAAAATTTCCGGGAACATGTAG
- the recF gene encoding DNA replication/repair protein RecF (All proteins in this family for which functions are known are DNA-binding proteins that assist the filamentation of RecA onto DNA for the initiation of recombination or recombinational repair.), with protein MFLKNLSLTNYRNYETMSLSFDGPIQLFIGNNAQGKTNALESIYVLALAKSHRTPRDKELISWDADYATIRSDVLRRYGSVRLELQLTTKGKRAKINGMEQQKLSAYVGALNVVMFAPEDLSIVKGAPAQRRRFIDMEIGQVSPTYLYYLSNYNKVLAQRNQLLKDLAMKKSNSLEMLAIWNTQLADLAVKLLRKRFEFIRKLETWAQEIHTGITDGRERLSLHYVNSSPVTEEMTIDQAVDKMLAAYEEVRDREIMRGSTLIGPHRDDFSLKVNNMDVQTYGSQGQQRTSALSIKLAEIELIKEEVGEYPVLLLDDVLSELDEHRQTLLLETIQDRVQTFVSTTGVEGLKHQVLQQASRFYVREGKISGER; from the coding sequence TTGTTTCTCAAGAACCTGTCGCTAACCAATTATCGCAACTACGAAACGATGTCTCTGTCGTTTGACGGTCCCATCCAGTTGTTTATTGGCAACAACGCTCAAGGGAAAACGAATGCTCTCGAATCGATCTATGTTTTGGCACTCGCCAAATCCCACCGAACGCCCCGCGACAAGGAGCTTATTTCCTGGGATGCCGATTATGCCACGATCCGTAGCGATGTTCTTCGTCGCTACGGTTCTGTTCGTTTAGAGCTGCAGTTGACAACCAAGGGAAAGCGGGCCAAAATCAACGGAATGGAACAGCAGAAGCTGAGCGCTTATGTGGGGGCATTGAATGTCGTCATGTTTGCACCCGAGGATCTTTCCATTGTCAAAGGCGCACCTGCCCAGCGCAGACGCTTCATCGATATGGAAATCGGTCAGGTTTCACCTACGTATCTTTATTATTTGAGCAATTACAACAAAGTGCTGGCCCAGCGAAATCAGCTTTTAAAGGATTTGGCCATGAAAAAAAGTAACTCGCTGGAAATGCTGGCAATTTGGAATACCCAATTAGCCGATTTAGCGGTAAAATTGTTACGTAAGCGTTTTGAGTTCATTCGGAAGCTGGAGACGTGGGCACAGGAAATCCACACCGGCATTACCGATGGCAGGGAAAGACTTTCTTTGCATTACGTTAACTCATCTCCCGTTACAGAAGAGATGACGATAGATCAGGCTGTAGATAAAATGCTTGCTGCCTACGAAGAGGTTCGCGACCGGGAAATCATGCGGGGGAGCACCCTAATTGGGCCACACCGTGATGATTTTTCACTTAAAGTGAACAACATGGATGTGCAAACGTATGGTTCCCAGGGACAGCAACGCACCAGTGCGCTGTCCATTAAATTAGCCGAAATTGAGCTGATTAAAGAAGAAGTGGGAGAATACCCCGTTCTGTTGTTGGATGATGTCTTGTCAGAGTTGGATGAACATCGGCAAACATTGCTGCTCGAAACCATTCAGGATCGAGTGCAGACGTTTGTAAGTACCACAGGTGTGGAAGGCTTAAAGCATCAGGTTCTCCAGCAAGCCTCTCGTTTTTACGTGAGGGAAGGGAAAATCTCCGGAGAAAGGTAG
- the dnaN gene encoding DNA polymerase III subunit beta → MHITVQREKLSNAVSHVSKAVSSRTTIPILTGIKIKTDDEGLTLTASDSDVSIEVQIPLEEAGEWGVTVHQPGSIVLTARIFSEIVRKLPSNEIDIQVDDRLVTKIRSGQAEFTINGMDANEYPQLPHLEEDKVFSVPCDLLKAMIRQTVFGVSTSEMRPILTGLMWSLDQGKLRFVATDSHRLASRTAMVECPEDLSFHNVVVPGKSCNELVKILDDDQNLADIVVADNQILVKSKHILFYSRLLEGTYPDTTRIIPQGSKTEITVSTKEFLQSIERASLLSREGKSNVVKLVTMPDGTVEITSNAPEIGKVTDILMPKAMNGEELKISFNAKYMIDALRAIDSAEIKASFSGPMSPFVIRPTDHDWMLHLILPVRTY, encoded by the coding sequence ATGCATATTACCGTTCAGCGTGAAAAGCTGTCGAATGCCGTATCGCATGTTAGCAAAGCAGTTTCTAGCAGAACTACGATTCCAATTTTGACCGGGATTAAAATCAAAACCGACGATGAAGGTTTGACACTGACAGCAAGCGATTCTGATGTGTCTATTGAAGTTCAAATCCCGCTAGAAGAAGCCGGAGAATGGGGAGTAACCGTACATCAACCTGGTAGCATTGTATTAACTGCACGTATTTTCAGCGAAATCGTACGCAAGCTGCCAAGCAATGAAATTGACATTCAAGTTGATGATCGTCTCGTAACCAAAATTCGTTCCGGACAAGCTGAGTTCACCATTAACGGAATGGATGCCAACGAATATCCACAACTGCCGCATCTGGAAGAAGATAAAGTCTTCAGTGTTCCCTGTGATTTACTGAAGGCAATGATTCGCCAGACTGTTTTTGGTGTTTCCACTTCCGAAATGCGTCCGATCTTGACAGGTTTGATGTGGTCGCTTGATCAAGGCAAATTGCGTTTTGTAGCAACCGACAGCCATCGCTTGGCTAGCCGTACCGCAATGGTCGAATGCCCAGAGGATCTTTCTTTCCATAACGTGGTTGTTCCGGGTAAAAGCTGCAATGAATTGGTAAAAATATTAGATGACGACCAAAACCTCGCGGATATCGTTGTTGCGGACAATCAAATTTTGGTGAAGTCCAAGCATATCCTGTTCTATTCCCGTCTCTTGGAAGGAACCTATCCGGACACGACCAGAATTATTCCACAAGGAAGCAAAACGGAGATCACCGTTAGCACCAAGGAGTTTTTGCAATCCATCGAGCGTGCTTCTCTGCTCAGCCGCGAAGGCAAATCGAACGTAGTCAAGCTCGTTACGATGCCTGATGGAACCGTCGAAATTACGTCCAATGCACCGGAGATCGGGAAAGTAACGGACATTTTGATGCCAAAAGCAATGAATGGCGAAGAATTGAAAATCTCCTTCAACGCCAAATACATGATCGATGCGCTGCGAGCAATCGATAGCGCGGAAATCAAAGCGAGCTTTAGCGGCCCGATGAGTCCATTTGTGATTCGTCCGACCGATCATGACTGGATGCTCCATTTGATTTTACCGGTTCGTACGTACTAA
- the gyrB gene encoding DNA topoisomerase (ATP-hydrolyzing) subunit B — protein MDQVTTKDTNYDASQIQVLEGLEAVRKRPGMYIGSTSSRGLHHLVWEIVDNAIDEALAGYCDEILVVIHPDNSVSVTDNGRGIPTGIHEKTGKSTVETVLTVLHAGGKFGGGGYKVSGGLHGVGSSVVNALSEWMEVEVKQNNQVYYMRFTVGAPNADLAVVGETDETGTKVTFKPDPTIFTETTVFEYDILQKRIRELAFLNKGLRITLKDTRPDQQKEESFYYEGGIIQFVEHLNKNREALHDDVIYCEGEKEGLVVEVALQYNDSYVSNIYSFANNINTHEGGTHETGFKTALTRVINDYSRKFNFLKEKDPNLSGDDVREGITAIISVKIQEPQFEGQTKTKLGNSEARSITESVFGDRFNTFMEENPGVAKKVVEKALMASRAREAARKAREMTRRKSALEVSALPGKLADCSSKDASESELFIVEGDSAGGSAKMGRDRHFQAILPLRGKVLNVEKARLDKILGNNEIRAIITALGTGVGEDFDISKARYHKVVIMTDADVDGSHIRTLLLTFFFRYMKQLIEAGYIYIAQPPLYSIKQGKTLHYAYTDKQRDEVLATLKAQPKPNVQRYKGLGEMNADQLWETTMDPEVRTLLQVDLEDAMDADMVFETLMGDEVEPRREFIEQYAANVRDLDI, from the coding sequence GTGGATCAAGTGACGACGAAAGATACAAACTACGATGCGAGTCAGATTCAGGTACTGGAAGGGTTAGAGGCAGTTCGGAAACGTCCCGGCATGTACATCGGGTCGACCAGCAGCCGAGGTTTGCATCACCTGGTATGGGAGATTGTCGACAATGCCATTGACGAGGCGCTGGCCGGTTATTGCGACGAGATCTTGGTGGTCATTCATCCAGACAACTCCGTATCTGTAACCGATAACGGTCGAGGAATCCCGACTGGCATTCATGAAAAGACCGGGAAATCCACAGTTGAAACCGTTTTGACTGTATTGCACGCCGGTGGTAAATTCGGCGGCGGCGGATACAAAGTGTCCGGCGGTCTTCATGGGGTAGGTAGCTCGGTAGTGAACGCGCTATCCGAATGGATGGAAGTCGAGGTTAAACAAAATAATCAGGTATACTACATGCGCTTTACTGTAGGCGCACCGAATGCCGATCTTGCTGTCGTAGGCGAGACCGATGAAACGGGAACAAAAGTAACCTTCAAGCCCGACCCGACTATTTTTACCGAAACAACCGTATTTGAGTACGATATTTTGCAAAAACGTATTCGCGAGCTGGCGTTCCTGAACAAAGGATTGCGTATCACGCTCAAAGATACACGTCCAGATCAGCAGAAGGAAGAGTCCTTCTACTACGAGGGCGGTATCATCCAGTTCGTAGAACACTTGAATAAAAACCGGGAAGCCCTGCATGATGATGTGATTTATTGCGAAGGGGAAAAAGAAGGTCTTGTCGTGGAGGTTGCCCTTCAGTACAACGACAGCTATGTGAGCAACATTTACTCTTTTGCCAATAACATCAACACGCATGAGGGTGGTACTCACGAAACCGGATTTAAAACGGCTCTTACACGTGTTATCAACGACTACAGCCGCAAGTTTAACTTCCTGAAGGAAAAGGATCCGAATCTTTCCGGGGACGATGTGCGTGAAGGCATTACCGCGATTATCTCCGTAAAAATTCAAGAGCCTCAGTTTGAAGGACAAACAAAAACGAAGCTGGGCAACTCGGAAGCGCGTAGCATTACCGAGTCTGTCTTCGGTGACCGTTTTAACACCTTCATGGAAGAAAACCCGGGTGTAGCCAAAAAAGTTGTGGAAAAAGCGCTCATGGCATCTCGTGCCCGTGAGGCAGCTCGTAAAGCACGTGAAATGACTCGCCGCAAGAGCGCGCTGGAAGTAAGTGCTTTGCCGGGTAAACTGGCGGACTGCTCTTCCAAGGACGCATCTGAATCTGAACTGTTCATTGTAGAGGGTGACTCTGCGGGCGGTTCTGCGAAGATGGGACGCGATCGTCATTTCCAAGCTATTCTTCCTCTTCGCGGGAAGGTATTGAACGTAGAAAAAGCACGTCTGGACAAAATTCTCGGCAACAACGAGATCCGTGCCATTATTACGGCTTTGGGAACAGGTGTTGGTGAAGACTTTGATATTTCAAAAGCACGCTACCACAAAGTCGTCATTATGACGGACGCCGACGTCGACGGATCACATATTCGTACGCTTCTGCTGACGTTCTTCTTCCGTTACATGAAACAGTTGATTGAAGCGGGGTATATTTATATTGCGCAGCCGCCTCTCTACAGCATCAAGCAAGGGAAGACGTTGCATTATGCTTATACCGACAAGCAGCGTGATGAGGTGCTCGCTACCTTGAAGGCTCAACCGAAACCTAACGTCCAACGCTATAAAGGACTAGGTGAGATGAACGCGGATCAATTGTGGGAGACTACGATGGACCCAGAAGTCCGTACGTTGCTTCAGGTTGATCTCGAGGATGCTATGGATGCCGATATGGTGTTTGAGACACTGATGGGTGACGAAGTAGAGCCTCGCAGGGAGTTTATTGAACAATACGCGGCAAACGTACGCGATCTTGATATTTAA